The Corynebacterium tuberculostearicum genome window below encodes:
- the infA gene encoding translation initiation factor IF-1: protein MAKEGAIEVEGRIIEPLPNAMFRVELDNGHKVLAHISGKMRQHYIRILPEDRVVVELSPYDLTRGRIVYRYK from the coding sequence ATGGCTAAGGAAGGCGCAATCGAGGTAGAAGGCCGCATTATCGAGCCTTTGCCCAACGCAATGTTCCGTGTCGAGCTCGACAATGGACACAAGGTTCTTGCACACATTTCTGGCAAGATGCGTCAGCACTACATTCGCATCCTCCCAGAGGACCGCGTGGTTGTAGAGCTGTCTCCTTATGACCTGACCCGCGGACGCATCGTCTACCGCTACAAGTAA
- a CDS encoding DNA-directed RNA polymerase subunit alpha, whose amino-acid sequence MLISQRPQLTEEFIDSSRSKFVIEPLEPGFGYTLGNSLRRTLLSSIPGAAVTSIKIDGVLHEFTTINGVKEDVSEIILNIKSMVLSSDSDEPVVMYLSKEGPGDVTAGDIQPPAGVEIHNPDLHIASLNDTAKLDIELVVERGRGYVPAAPTSGEIGRIPVDQIYSPVLKVSYKVEATRVEQRTDFDKLTIDVETKNSISARDALASAGGTLVELFGLARELNNSAEGIEIGPSPQETEYIAAYGMPIEDLNFSVRSYNCLKRQEIHTVGELAECTESDLLDIRNFGQKSINEVKIKLANLGLALKDTPEDFDPTQLEGYDAETGDFKDPAAEDSE is encoded by the coding sequence ATGCTCATTTCCCAGCGTCCTCAGCTCACCGAGGAATTCATCGACTCGTCTCGTTCCAAGTTCGTCATCGAACCGCTCGAGCCGGGCTTTGGCTACACCCTCGGTAACTCGCTGCGTCGTACCCTGCTGTCCTCCATTCCGGGTGCAGCGGTAACCTCCATCAAGATCGATGGTGTTCTCCACGAGTTCACCACGATCAACGGTGTGAAGGAAGACGTTTCCGAGATCATCTTGAACATCAAGAGCATGGTGCTTTCTTCCGACTCCGATGAGCCGGTTGTTATGTACCTGAGCAAGGAAGGCCCGGGCGATGTCACCGCGGGCGATATCCAGCCGCCGGCTGGCGTGGAGATCCACAACCCGGATCTGCATATCGCTTCCCTGAATGACACCGCTAAGCTGGACATTGAGCTCGTCGTCGAGCGCGGCCGTGGCTACGTCCCAGCCGCTCCTACCTCCGGTGAGATTGGCCGCATCCCGGTCGACCAGATTTACTCCCCGGTTCTCAAGGTCTCCTACAAGGTCGAGGCAACTCGTGTTGAGCAGCGCACCGACTTTGACAAGCTGACCATCGACGTCGAAACCAAGAACTCGATTTCTGCCCGCGATGCCCTGGCTTCCGCCGGCGGCACCCTGGTCGAGCTCTTCGGCCTGGCTCGCGAGCTGAACAACTCTGCCGAAGGTATTGAGATCGGACCCTCCCCGCAGGAGACCGAGTACATCGCTGCCTACGGCATGCCGATCGAGGACCTGAACTTCTCCGTCCGCTCTTATAACTGCCTGAAGCGTCAGGAGATTCACACCGTGGGCGAGCTCGCTGAATGCACCGAGTCCGACCTGCTGGATATCCGCAACTTCGGCCAGAAGTCGATCAATGAGGTAAAGATCAAGCTGGCTAACCTGGGCCTGGCTCTCAAGGACACCCCTGAGGACTTCGACCCGACCCAGCTCGAGGGCTACGACGCAGAAACCGGTGACTTCAAGGATCCGGCTGCCGAGGATTCCGAGTAA
- the map gene encoding type I methionyl aminopeptidase, whose protein sequence is MAFRRRSKRIPARTPGELDAMQAAGEIVGKALQEVRAAAASGVSTLELDAVAEQTIRDAGAYPTFKGYEGFPGSICASVNDVIVHGIPDKETILAEGDLVSIDCGATLDGWVGDSAWSFAVGELDADVAALNRATEYVLMEGMQAMVPGNLLTDVSHALEQATRRAEQKFGVDLFIVDGYGGHGIGRTMHEDPYLANEGRPGRGPLIQEGSVLAIEPMLTLGTEDSAVLEDDWTVVTLDGSFAAHWEHTVAATADGPRILTRRY, encoded by the coding sequence ATGGCTTTTCGACGCCGCAGTAAGCGCATCCCCGCCCGCACCCCGGGCGAGCTAGACGCCATGCAGGCCGCCGGCGAAATTGTTGGCAAGGCACTGCAGGAAGTCCGCGCTGCTGCGGCGTCTGGCGTATCTACCCTCGAGCTGGATGCGGTGGCTGAGCAGACTATTCGCGATGCCGGCGCCTATCCCACCTTCAAGGGGTACGAGGGCTTCCCGGGCTCCATTTGTGCTTCCGTTAATGACGTCATCGTGCACGGCATTCCGGATAAGGAAACCATCCTGGCAGAAGGCGACTTGGTGTCCATCGATTGCGGTGCCACGCTGGACGGTTGGGTAGGCGATAGTGCCTGGTCCTTCGCAGTGGGCGAGCTGGATGCTGATGTCGCGGCCCTCAACAGGGCCACCGAGTATGTCCTTATGGAGGGCATGCAGGCTATGGTTCCGGGCAATCTGCTTACCGACGTCTCCCATGCCCTAGAGCAAGCCACCCGCCGGGCCGAGCAGAAGTTCGGCGTGGATCTGTTCATCGTGGATGGCTACGGCGGTCACGGCATCGGGCGAACCATGCACGAGGATCCTTACCTGGCCAATGAGGGACGCCCGGGCCGTGGCCCGCTGATCCAAGAAGGCTCTGTGCTGGCCATTGAACCCATGCTAACTTTGGGCACAGAGGATTCCGCCGTGCTAGAAGATGACTGGACGGTCGTTACCCTCGATGGCTCCTTTGCCGCTCACTGGGAGCATACGGTGGCCGCGACGGCCGATGGTCCCCGTATTCTCACCCGCCGCTACTGA
- the eccB gene encoding type VII secretion protein EccB, with product MARPLPTTKAQVSGHKFLRRRVEHGLVLGDIRMIHDPLARRRKALLFGGVGVAFLAVGSGMLAWLQPSPQPGDAPIVRSEQGQLFVDVNDTYHPVFNLASARIIAGQAAEAQTIGDEHLQEALLGSPVGISDAPGYLAAAGENPQERWAACLAGKDEAPSTDNPTSIGGHQVASQEVIVLAEPEQKSLGEERAALVESEGTQWLVTQEGRVALPDPSSTEGRVVRRAVGVDDSTHTWPVPPELLNAFAELPPLNFPADPPEVVDTGQGLWARTPEGVAELTPTQAEILTGVGAKETTATPQEIAALADAPLNLNLPSTSFRFLSPDDGWMCAANEGGGVVVPAQAGTVALAGESVAHRFGGLNAGGVGVDSGHGYHVVSPTGQRHEVKDKETLEALGTGVGAQVPWEILRLLPEGSALNREQALQVSS from the coding sequence ATGGCACGTCCGCTGCCTACTACCAAGGCCCAGGTATCGGGTCATAAATTCTTGCGCCGCCGCGTCGAGCATGGGCTCGTCTTAGGCGATATCCGCATGATTCACGATCCTTTGGCTAGGCGCCGCAAAGCGCTCCTTTTCGGCGGGGTCGGCGTCGCCTTCCTTGCGGTGGGCTCTGGCATGTTGGCCTGGCTGCAGCCGAGCCCGCAGCCGGGTGATGCGCCGATTGTGCGCTCGGAGCAGGGCCAGCTCTTTGTGGATGTCAATGACACCTACCACCCGGTTTTCAACCTGGCTTCGGCGCGCATTATCGCCGGGCAGGCGGCCGAGGCGCAGACCATTGGGGATGAGCACCTGCAAGAAGCGCTACTGGGCTCACCGGTGGGTATCTCGGATGCCCCTGGGTACCTCGCGGCGGCAGGCGAGAATCCCCAAGAGCGATGGGCAGCGTGTTTGGCCGGCAAGGATGAGGCGCCGTCTACAGATAACCCGACCAGCATTGGCGGTCACCAGGTAGCGTCGCAGGAGGTTATTGTCCTTGCCGAGCCCGAGCAGAAAAGCCTCGGTGAGGAGCGCGCCGCACTGGTGGAATCCGAGGGCACGCAGTGGCTTGTCACCCAGGAAGGCCGCGTGGCGCTGCCAGATCCCTCCAGCACCGAAGGGCGTGTCGTGCGTCGGGCGGTGGGCGTGGACGATAGTACCCACACTTGGCCCGTGCCACCCGAGCTGCTCAATGCCTTTGCGGAGCTGCCACCGCTGAACTTTCCGGCTGATCCGCCCGAGGTTGTCGATACTGGGCAGGGCCTATGGGCACGTACGCCCGAGGGCGTAGCGGAGCTCACGCCTACGCAGGCGGAGATACTCACCGGCGTGGGTGCCAAGGAGACAACAGCCACGCCGCAGGAGATTGCTGCGCTTGCCGACGCCCCCTTAAACCTCAACCTTCCCTCCACGTCCTTCCGCTTCCTAAGCCCGGACGATGGCTGGATGTGTGCTGCTAACGAGGGCGGCGGGGTAGTGGTACCTGCCCAAGCGGGCACTGTCGCCTTGGCAGGTGAGTCGGTGGCCCATCGCTTTGGTGGGCTCAACGCTGGTGGCGTAGGCGTAGACAGCGGCCATGGCTATCACGTGGTCTCACCCACGGGGCAGCGGCACGAGGTCAAGGACAAAGAGACTTTGGAAGCCCTTGGCACCGGCGTGGGCGCGCAGGTGCCGTGGGAGATCCTGCGCTTGCTGCCGGAAGGCTCCGCGCTAAACCGTGAGCAGGCGCTGCAGGTTAGTTCTTAG
- the rpsD gene encoding 30S ribosomal protein S4: MARYTGPATRVSRRLRVDLVGGDMAFERRPYPPGQAGRNRIKESEYLLQLQEKQKAKYTYGVLERQFRRYYAEANRLPGKTGDNLVILLESRLDNVVYRAGLARTRRQARQLVSHGHFTVNGKNINVPSYKVTQYDIIDVRDRSKKMEWFEDAQDALIDANVPAWLQVVPDTLRILVHQLPERAQIDIPLQEQLIVELYSK, encoded by the coding sequence ATGGCTCGTTACACTGGCCCCGCTACCCGCGTATCCCGCCGTCTTCGCGTCGACTTGGTCGGCGGCGATATGGCATTCGAGCGTCGCCCGTACCCTCCGGGACAGGCTGGCCGCAACCGCATCAAGGAATCTGAGTACCTGCTGCAGCTCCAGGAGAAGCAGAAGGCAAAGTACACCTACGGTGTGCTGGAGCGTCAGTTCCGTCGCTACTACGCAGAGGCTAACCGCCTCCCGGGCAAGACCGGCGATAACCTGGTTATCCTGCTCGAGTCCCGTCTGGACAACGTAGTTTACCGTGCAGGTCTGGCACGCACCCGCCGCCAGGCTCGCCAGCTTGTCTCTCACGGTCACTTCACCGTGAACGGCAAGAACATCAACGTTCCTTCCTACAAGGTCACCCAGTACGACATCATCGATGTCCGTGACCGCTCCAAGAAGATGGAATGGTTCGAAGATGCTCAGGACGCCCTCATCGATGCCAACGTACCGGCATGGCTGCAGGTTGTGCCTGATACCCTGCGCATCCTCGTGCACCAGCTGCCCGAGCGCGCTCAGATCGACATTCCGCTGCAGGAGCAGCTCATCGTCGAGCTTTACTCGAAGTAA
- the rpsM gene encoding 30S ribosomal protein S13: MARLAGVDLPRNKRMEVALTYIYGIGPTRAKELLEKTGISPDLRTDNLDDDQLSALRDAIEATWKVEGDLRRQVQADIRRKIEIGSYKGLRHRRGLPVRGQRTKTNARTRKGPKKTIAGKKK; the protein is encoded by the coding sequence ATGGCACGTCTAGCTGGTGTTGACCTCCCCCGCAATAAGCGCATGGAGGTCGCTCTCACCTACATCTACGGCATCGGTCCAACCCGTGCCAAGGAACTGCTAGAAAAGACTGGCATTTCTCCTGACCTGCGCACTGACAACCTGGATGATGACCAGCTGTCGGCGCTCCGTGACGCAATTGAGGCTACCTGGAAGGTTGAGGGTGACCTCCGCCGTCAGGTTCAGGCTGATATCCGCCGCAAGATTGAAATCGGAAGCTACAAGGGTCTGCGCCACCGCCGTGGCCTGCCTGTACGTGGCCAGCGCACCAAGACCAATGCGCGCACTCGTAAGGGTCCGAAGAAGACGATCGCAGGAAAGAAGAAGTAA
- the rpsK gene encoding 30S ribosomal protein S11, whose protein sequence is MPPKTRSGARRSGRRVVKKNVALGHAYIKSTFNNTIVSITDQTGAVISWASSGHVGFKGSRKSTPFAAQMAAENAARKAMDHGMKKVDVFVKGPGSGRETAIRSLQAAGLEVSSITDATPQPHNGCRPTKRRKV, encoded by the coding sequence ATGCCTCCAAAGACTCGTTCCGGCGCGCGCCGTTCCGGCCGTCGCGTCGTAAAGAAGAATGTGGCCCTCGGCCACGCATACATCAAGTCCACCTTCAATAACACCATCGTCTCGATCACCGATCAGACCGGTGCTGTTATCTCTTGGGCATCCTCCGGCCACGTTGGCTTCAAGGGTTCCCGTAAGTCCACTCCGTTCGCCGCTCAGATGGCAGCTGAGAACGCTGCACGCAAGGCAATGGATCATGGCATGAAGAAGGTTGACGTATTCGTCAAGGGTCCGGGCTCCGGCCGCGAGACCGCCATCCGTTCCCTGCAGGCTGCAGGCCTCGAGGTTTCCTCGATCACGGATGCAACCCCACAGCCGCACAACGGCTGCCGTCCGACCAAGCGCCGCAAGGTTTAA
- the secY gene encoding preprotein translocase subunit SecY produces MSAIVQAFKDADLRKKIIFTIVMIIAYRVGAQIPSPGVDYASIAGRLRQLTEQSGDLYSVINLFSGGALLQLSIFAIGIMPYITASIIVQLLTVVIPRFEELKKEGQSGQAKMTQYTRYLTLALALLQSSGIVALADREQLLGQGVQVLAADRNFFTLIVLVITMTSGAVLVMWMGELITEKGIGNGMSLLIFAGIATRLPTDGVSILQNNGGLVFAMVVAGLVILVVGITFIEQGQRRIPVQYAKRMVGRRQYGGSSTYLPLKVNQAGVIPVIFASSLIYMPVLITQIVNSGSPGTPDNWWQRNVIAHLQAPSSWQYIVLYFVLTIFFAYFYVSVQYDPAEQADNMKKYGGFIPGIRPGRPTAEYLGYVMNRLLCVGALYLAVIAILPNILLDLGVGRSSASGTSAFGGTAILIMVSVALTTVKQIESQLLQSNYEGLLK; encoded by the coding sequence GTGTCCGCCATTGTCCAGGCTTTTAAGGATGCCGACCTACGTAAGAAGATCATCTTCACCATCGTGATGATCATCGCGTACCGCGTCGGTGCACAGATCCCGTCCCCGGGTGTTGACTATGCGTCTATTGCTGGCCGCTTGCGCCAGTTGACCGAGCAGTCCGGTGACCTTTACTCCGTCATCAACCTCTTCTCGGGTGGTGCGCTGCTGCAGCTGTCGATCTTCGCTATCGGCATCATGCCGTACATTACGGCGTCGATTATTGTGCAGCTGCTGACCGTGGTCATTCCCCGCTTTGAGGAATTGAAGAAGGAGGGCCAATCCGGTCAGGCCAAGATGACCCAGTACACCCGCTACTTGACCCTCGCGTTGGCGTTGCTGCAATCCTCCGGCATTGTCGCGCTGGCAGACCGCGAGCAGCTGCTGGGTCAGGGCGTACAGGTCCTGGCAGCTGATCGTAACTTCTTTACCCTCATCGTCTTGGTCATCACCATGACCTCCGGCGCTGTGCTGGTGATGTGGATGGGTGAGCTCATCACCGAAAAGGGCATCGGTAACGGTATGTCCCTGCTCATCTTCGCTGGTATCGCAACCCGCCTGCCAACCGATGGTGTAAGCATCCTGCAGAACAATGGTGGACTCGTTTTCGCCATGGTTGTAGCCGGCTTGGTCATCCTGGTTGTTGGCATTACCTTCATCGAACAGGGCCAGCGCCGCATTCCGGTCCAGTACGCTAAGCGCATGGTCGGTCGCCGTCAGTACGGTGGTTCCTCTACCTACCTGCCGCTGAAGGTCAACCAGGCCGGCGTTATCCCGGTCATCTTCGCTTCCTCCCTTATCTACATGCCGGTTCTCATTACCCAGATTGTGAACTCTGGCTCCCCCGGCACCCCGGATAACTGGTGGCAGCGCAATGTCATCGCGCACCTGCAGGCACCTTCCTCCTGGCAGTACATCGTGCTGTACTTCGTCCTGACCATCTTCTTCGCTTACTTCTATGTCTCGGTCCAGTACGATCCGGCAGAGCAGGCGGATAATATGAAGAAGTACGGCGGCTTTATCCCGGGTATTCGCCCGGGCCGTCCGACCGCGGAGTACCTTGGTTATGTGATGAACCGTCTGCTGTGCGTGGGCGCCCTGTACCTGGCAGTTATTGCCATCCTGCCGAATATCCTCTTGGATCTCGGCGTGGGCCGCTCCTCCGCCAGCGGCACGTCCGCCTTTGGTGGTACGGCCATCCTGATTATGGTCTCCGTCGCTTTGACTACGGTCAAGCAGATCGAGTCCCAGCTACTGCAATCCAACTACGAAGGACTACTTAAGTAA
- a CDS encoding adenylate kinase, producing the protein MRLVLLGPPGAGKGTQAAILSEKLNVPHISTGDLFRANIGEGTPLGVEAKSYIDAGKLVPTDVTARMVEDRLNQDDAKNGFLLDGFPRTTEQADILEELLAKKGEKLDGVLNFEVSEDVVVERMMARGRADDNEETIRTRLGVYREETFPLIEHYGDAIISIKAEGTVEEINARAMEALGK; encoded by the coding sequence ATGCGTCTTGTACTTCTAGGACCTCCCGGTGCCGGCAAGGGCACCCAGGCAGCTATCCTCAGCGAGAAGCTAAACGTTCCGCACATCTCCACCGGCGACCTGTTCCGCGCCAATATCGGCGAGGGCACCCCGTTGGGTGTAGAGGCAAAGTCCTACATCGATGCAGGCAAGCTGGTACCTACCGACGTCACTGCCCGCATGGTCGAGGACCGCCTTAACCAGGATGACGCCAAGAATGGCTTCCTGCTGGACGGCTTCCCACGTACCACCGAGCAAGCAGACATCCTGGAGGAGCTGCTGGCTAAGAAGGGCGAGAAGCTCGACGGAGTTCTCAACTTCGAGGTCTCTGAGGATGTTGTGGTTGAGCGCATGATGGCCCGTGGCCGCGCCGACGACAACGAGGAGACCATCCGCACCCGCCTCGGTGTCTACCGCGAGGAAACCTTCCCGCTTATCGAGCACTACGGCGATGCCATCATCTCCATTAAGGCCGAAGGCACCGTGGAGGAAATCAACGCCCGTGCGATGGAAGCACTGGGTAAGTAA
- the rplQ gene encoding 50S ribosomal protein L17, giving the protein MPTPKKGARLGGSAKQQAHMLSNLAASLIEHGAIKTTDAKAKVLRPYIEKIITKAKSGTIADRRAVLKLIPRKDVVSYLFDEVAPKFENREGGYTRTIKLDNRAGDNAPMSQISLVLEETVTSEANRATRAAASKAAEAEEAKADEAAETEAPAEETAAEESEEK; this is encoded by the coding sequence ATGCCAACCCCTAAGAAGGGTGCCCGTCTCGGCGGCTCCGCCAAGCAGCAGGCTCACATGCTGAGCAACTTGGCAGCCAGCCTGATCGAGCACGGCGCTATCAAGACCACCGATGCCAAGGCGAAGGTTCTTCGCCCGTACATCGAAAAGATCATCACCAAGGCTAAGTCCGGCACGATTGCTGACCGCCGCGCAGTCCTGAAGCTCATCCCGCGCAAGGATGTTGTTTCTTACCTGTTCGACGAGGTTGCCCCGAAGTTTGAGAACCGTGAGGGTGGCTACACCCGCACCATCAAGCTGGACAACCGCGCCGGTGACAACGCCCCGATGTCCCAGATCTCCCTCGTTCTCGAGGAGACCGTGACCTCCGAGGCTAACCGCGCTACCCGCGCTGCTGCATCCAAGGCCGCTGAGGCCGAGGAAGCTAAGGCAGACGAGGCTGCTGAGACCGAGGCACCTGCCGAGGAGACCGCAGCTGAGGAGTCCGAGGAGAAGTAA
- a CDS encoding L,D-transpeptidase: protein MSKFSFRKIRATVAAPAVAGVMALSTTVAAPAASAQEIPNLDQLSSKANSDLAQFSSQSGLDQLTAEAKKQLDNFYGQSREQAWNTRNQILDQAEKFSPELAPSVQTAVDGAVEFLFPGLIAQKNEEARKAREAAARANAERVAAEKARSEAAARKAEAQRRANQFDRGPCPTDAKVCVDLNGRRTWLQDGGKVSYVSPAMSAGMRGQETPRGTFHVTRKVEHEISREFNNAPMPYSIYFTNNGHAFHLDDPAVDSNGCVHLPPDAAKRYWDNVQVGDKVFIY, encoded by the coding sequence ATGTCTAAATTTAGCTTCCGCAAGATCCGTGCCACGGTTGCAGCGCCCGCAGTCGCTGGCGTGATGGCCTTGAGCACCACCGTTGCGGCTCCTGCCGCTTCCGCCCAGGAGATTCCGAACCTGGATCAGCTCAGCTCCAAGGCAAATTCCGACCTCGCTCAGTTCTCTTCCCAGTCCGGCTTGGACCAGCTCACTGCTGAGGCAAAGAAGCAGCTGGATAACTTCTACGGCCAGAGCCGCGAGCAGGCCTGGAATACCCGTAACCAGATCCTGGACCAAGCAGAGAAGTTCTCCCCGGAGCTGGCACCTAGCGTTCAGACCGCTGTGGACGGCGCCGTAGAATTCCTCTTCCCAGGCTTGATCGCCCAGAAGAATGAGGAAGCACGCAAGGCCCGCGAGGCCGCTGCTCGCGCCAACGCTGAGCGCGTCGCTGCTGAGAAGGCTCGTTCTGAGGCTGCAGCACGCAAGGCGGAAGCACAGCGTCGTGCTAACCAGTTCGACCGTGGCCCGTGCCCGACCGATGCGAAGGTTTGTGTCGACCTCAATGGTCGACGCACCTGGCTGCAGGATGGCGGCAAGGTGTCCTACGTGTCCCCGGCAATGTCCGCCGGCATGCGCGGTCAGGAAACCCCACGCGGTACTTTCCATGTGACCCGCAAGGTAGAACATGAGATTTCCCGCGAGTTCAATAACGCACCGATGCCGTACTCCATCTACTTCACCAATAACGGTCACGCCTTCCACCTGGATGACCCGGCCGTTGACTCCAATGGCTGCGTTCACCTGCCGCCAGACGCTGCAAAGCGCTACTGGGATAATGTGCAGGTTGGCGATAAGGTCTTTATCTACTAA
- the truA gene encoding tRNA pseudouridine(38-40) synthase TruA: protein MTDAASTSPEGPADGFVRLRLDLAYDGTDFHGWAKQKGGLRTVQGVLEEKLAMIARTEVPLTVAGRTDAGVHARGQVAHVDVPTEMLAQRSVAGEPGKLVRRLAKLLPEDVRVHGCEFAPAGFDARFSALRRRYVYRITTNPRGALPTRARDTAEWIKPVDIDAMQEAATALVGLHDFAAFCKAKPNATTIRELQEFSWRDVSTPEEPELYEARVSADAFCWSMVRSLVGCCLRVGEGRRDTDFAAALLQETKRSSSIPVAPAKGLSLVAVDYPAADKLAARAEVTRERRSAD, encoded by the coding sequence ATGACAGATGCAGCATCGACTTCCCCCGAAGGGCCGGCGGACGGGTTCGTTCGCCTGCGCTTGGACTTGGCTTATGACGGCACGGACTTTCATGGCTGGGCCAAGCAGAAGGGCGGTCTGCGCACGGTGCAAGGCGTCCTCGAAGAGAAGCTCGCGATGATTGCGCGCACGGAGGTGCCGCTTACGGTCGCTGGGCGCACGGATGCCGGCGTTCACGCTCGTGGCCAGGTGGCGCATGTGGACGTTCCCACGGAGATGCTGGCGCAGCGCTCGGTGGCGGGGGAGCCGGGGAAGCTGGTGCGTCGGCTAGCAAAGCTTCTGCCAGAAGATGTTCGGGTGCACGGCTGCGAGTTTGCCCCCGCGGGTTTTGATGCGCGGTTTTCGGCGCTGCGGCGGCGCTACGTCTATCGGATTACTACCAATCCGCGCGGCGCGCTGCCGACCCGGGCGCGGGATACTGCCGAGTGGATTAAGCCGGTGGATATCGATGCCATGCAAGAAGCCGCTACCGCCCTGGTGGGCCTGCACGATTTTGCGGCCTTTTGTAAGGCCAAGCCGAACGCCACGACCATCCGTGAATTGCAGGAATTTTCCTGGCGCGATGTTTCTACGCCCGAAGAACCGGAGCTTTATGAGGCCCGCGTGAGTGCCGATGCTTTTTGCTGGTCGATGGTGCGCTCGTTGGTGGGTTGTTGCCTGCGCGTGGGCGAGGGGCGGCGCGATACCGACTTCGCCGCGGCACTGCTGCAGGAGACGAAGCGCTCTTCCAGCATCCCCGTGGCCCCGGCAAAGGGACTCTCGCTCGTCGCCGTTGATTACCCAGCGGCGGACAAGCTAGCCGCGCGCGCCGAGGTCACCCGCGAAAGGCGCAGCGCTGACTAA
- a CDS encoding class I SAM-dependent methyltransferase, whose amino-acid sequence MSKKFTPMTVAEIIDVFVPSPNPFRWEAFDGSATGPEDAQYKVTINSLEGLSFIATHPGDVGFARAYVTDGITVHGDHPAHPYGIFDALHAMYDKFQKPDAKTLARVVRSLASMGAFQIQPVPEVERASWLRRKLHDGLSKHSKQRDADVISDHYDVGNDFYELFLGDSMTYTCAYYPSPDATLEEAQENKYRLIFDKLRLKEGDRHLDVGCGWGGMVRYAARRGVKSIGVTLSKEQAEWGQRKIEEEGLQDLAEVRFMDYRDITEEGFDAISAIGIIEHIGVKNYNDFFKFLHGKLKVGGLMLNHNITYPDNHKTPKGGFIDRYIFPDGELTGSGNVTKAMQDNGFEVIHTESLRFDYMRTLHDWCENLKENWDEACATVGLPTARLYGIYMAGSEWGFERNIINLYHFLGVKLGEAGSRAGVPERRWWEDSRF is encoded by the coding sequence ATGAGCAAGAAATTCACGCCGATGACCGTTGCTGAGATCATCGACGTTTTTGTCCCTAGCCCCAACCCCTTCCGCTGGGAAGCCTTTGACGGCTCCGCGACCGGACCGGAAGACGCCCAGTACAAGGTGACTATTAATAGCCTCGAGGGCCTCTCCTTTATCGCTACCCACCCCGGCGACGTGGGATTTGCGCGAGCTTATGTCACGGACGGCATTACGGTGCATGGCGATCACCCGGCCCACCCCTATGGCATTTTTGACGCGCTGCATGCCATGTATGACAAATTCCAGAAGCCGGATGCCAAGACCCTGGCCCGCGTCGTTCGTTCCCTAGCGTCCATGGGCGCCTTCCAGATCCAGCCGGTCCCTGAGGTGGAGCGCGCTTCCTGGTTGCGCCGCAAGCTACACGACGGCCTTTCCAAGCACTCGAAGCAGCGCGATGCCGATGTCATTTCTGATCACTATGACGTTGGCAATGATTTCTACGAGCTCTTCTTGGGCGATTCGATGACCTACACCTGCGCCTACTACCCTTCCCCGGATGCCACCCTGGAGGAAGCGCAGGAGAATAAGTACCGCCTCATCTTTGACAAGCTGCGCCTCAAGGAAGGCGACCGCCACTTGGATGTGGGCTGCGGCTGGGGCGGCATGGTGCGCTACGCGGCGCGCCGCGGCGTGAAGTCCATCGGCGTCACCCTATCCAAGGAACAGGCCGAGTGGGGCCAGCGCAAGATTGAGGAGGAAGGCCTCCAAGACTTGGCGGAGGTCCGCTTCATGGATTACCGCGATATCACCGAAGAGGGCTTCGATGCTATCTCCGCCATCGGCATTATTGAGCACATTGGCGTGAAGAACTACAACGACTTCTTCAAATTCCTGCACGGCAAGTTGAAGGTCGGCGGCCTGATGCTCAACCACAACATCACCTACCCGGATAATCACAAGACCCCCAAGGGCGGCTTCATTGACCGCTATATCTTCCCGGACGGCGAGCTCACCGGCTCCGGCAATGTCACCAAGGCGATGCAAGACAATGGCTTCGAAGTCATCCACACCGAGTCCCTTCGCTTTGACTACATGCGCACGCTGCATGACTGGTGCGAGAACCTGAAGGAGAATTGGGACGAGGCCTGCGCAACCGTGGGCCTGCCCACCGCCCGCCTCTATGGCATTTATATGGCCGGATCCGAGTGGGGCTTTGAGCGCAATATCATCAACCTGTATCACTTCCTCGGCGTCAAGCTGGGCGAAGCCGGCTCCCGCGCCGGCGTGCCCGAGCGCCGCTGGTGGGAAGATAGCCGCTTTTAA